The DNA region gtaaaaaaccaaaacaaatgtcaaaactttttttttcgggggggggggggggggggtagggtgTAGGGTGcgggtggaaaaaaaaattatgtgccgGGTGtgtgcgggggggggggggtaggggtgggtgggggcaaaaaaaaaaaaaaagtcaaaactttttttttttttaaatgatttttttgcaGGGGGATAGGGTGCGGGGTTTGGGTgggggggtgcaaaaaaccaaaaataatgtCCAAaccttttttccaaaaaaaaattatttttgggcgggggggggggggggggggtgtaggGTGGAGGTtgggagtggttggggtttggtggtGGTAGGGTGGTTGGTGGATGAACTTGTGAACttattttccctacttttattagggaagtcattttccccaattttgaggaaaatgttttccaaaatttttgaccaaacgaacatgagaaaattggaaaacattttctggaaaatgttttcctccatactgaACAGACCCCTAAGAATCTCTCATTTTCCTTCCATCTATGAGAACTATAATATGCAACAAAAGAGGCTATCTAACCTTTAAAGCTACATGTGTGATCATTTTAACTCTGGTGTAGTCCTTTCTTGCAAAAGAACTTGCTATGAGAGCCTACAAAATGGAGAATGAAAAGTATATTCGTCAAACAGTAAAATTGATAAAGATTTCTGCAATGGGGACATATACTTGTCATGCTTCGATGTTTTGCAGAAGATTTCGTACGGGATCACAACCACAATGAACAAACAAAAggttaaatagaaaaaaatagacTTGTCCAACAGGTCTCTATAGTTATGACAAAGACCTGAAAATGTTCCAAGGGAAGGCTTTAACATCCATAGCGAAACTACCGAAAATGTTCGATGCAGGCTTGGTAGCTCAAAAATTCAGTTAATATTGTTTCCATCATTAACATGTAATTGCAAACTCATTCAAAAATGCTTACCTGACCAGATGCAGCTTGGGCATCCGCTAGTAGCGAGGCAGACAACCATACTTGCAAGCATATCTGATGGGCGGCCATGGGTATTGCTCCTAATCGAGCGGCCATTGAAGTGCTCAAAGTTACTGTAAGAACAGCAGCTAGAGTTCTCCCAAGAAGGAAACCACCTAATGCCACACAAAAGTTAAGCCAACTCTCTCAGAGACTAACACAAGAGAGAATGAAAACTCTCAAATAATACCCGGACTAGCTCAATTACAGGTTAATCATCAGAACTGCTATTACTTGAAATTCAATTTCAAAGTAGAAAGACTTAGATCAAGTTATAAAGTGTTTTGAGTAACTTTTGTTTCTTCCAAGAATTTCCGGGAGTTGCAACTACAGTAAAACAAACATGAAAGCATTACTGCTAGTACATTGGAACAAATTTTCCCCTTTAAGGAACTAAGTTTCTAGCTCATGTTATTGTTTTACAACTCTTCCGGAGAGGACGGTAACTATAATCTGCAGAGGCGGATCCAAGATTTGAAGTTTACGGGTCCGAGACAATAATAACTGGGTTCACAATCAAATATTTCTAGATATTTAGTGgatattttaatacatatacagAGTTTGAGCAAAAGTTACAGGTTTCCTGTGAACCCACAACTAATGCTCTGGATCCGCCACTTATAATCTGTAGTCTGCAATTTTCTAAGAACAGACTTGTTTAAGCCAAAGTAATGAAATATCTAAAAGTATTTAACTACTCTGAAGGAAAAGAAGGAtatgcattttttttcatcatgcACTAACATAAAAAgttatatataacatgtcggaCTATTTGGAACAAAATCTTGTCCAAGGGATTAATTAGTTCAACAACTTCACTTACCAGATTTTAAATAGCCACCAAAATGCAAGTTCTTAATGCTTGGCAGCAGCAATACAGTCTTTTTATTAAGCTTCCATAACATCAAAATGGCCACAATATATCTGAAATTTAAACTCATTAGATTCTTTTTGCCAGATGTTATACGAAATGAAAGTAGAAATTTCCAGGAACATACTGAGATGCAACAGTAGAAATGGCTGCACCAGTGATGCCCAGTTGAAAAGTATACATCAAGATGGGAAAGAAAAATACAGCTGATAGATTCCCTAATCCTGCAACATCCATCCATTTTCTACCAGTTAAAgttagagaatttttttttaaaggatatTGAAagatcaacaaaataaaatgcatGCTCAACTAACAGAACAAGAGTCAGTTTAGCTTCTTTCATGCAGAAAAATATTCCATGGAAGTTTCTTCCTCTAGTATATATAGTGACACTACAAACCAAAAAGGTAAATTACTActtctccaagaatttttcttttcagatAAAGCTCAATATAAATTTCTATTACAATCTGTTTCTATGATTGATTAGTACATGACTTGACGCTGAACACGTCattacataaaataaaagaaaaataggtGCTCTACTTGGATGTGGAGATATATTGAAACATATACAGTATCATATTTACATCACCCAAAACTCAGTTATACACATTCATCTAATGATTCCCAAACTGCTGTTTAAAGGCATGCAATGGAACAAAAGAGGTTAACACCTAAGTTCTAAaactcttttcttgaattttctaccAATAGTTCAGAAGACTTGCCTAAACATATTACGGGGGTCCTTGTGTCCTTAAAACCACGGAAGATGCCTTGCACAGCCAGATAAAGCACAACAGCTGGAGCACCAAGTGCTCTAAGTTTAAGAAAATGCTCTGCTGGAATTCGCATGCTTGAATCCTGTTGAAAAAGGTTCAAGATTCTAGTTATCATAATGCAATTTCAATCTGCAAGCATATATGTTGGCACATATACAAGCTTAAATTATAATAGCATTTAAACAagggataattacatttttgggTTTAAAACATAATAGCCGgtaaatgtatattttttgtgaattaagtattaatatacatatattatacatagaGATATACTAGCGCCCGTAATTAATGGacgggccaaaaaaaaaaaaaatactttaaacaacacaTCAGGCTATCCGGATGTATTTCAGTGAGGATTATTTACCGTTGATAAACCCATGATGCTGAGAAATGGTCCAGAACCGAGATACATTGCTACAGCTTCAATCAAACCAATCCCAGCAGATAAAACTAAGGCAGTGGAGACAGACGGAAGTGCTTTTCTTTCAGCTGTTTCAGGAAACACTTGATGTTTCAGAGGCAGACAAatgatttttatcttttaatgtTTACCATCTCCCTATAAATTTGTGAGTGTGTGTATTTGTGTAATCTAAGAACCTTTTAGCACCTATGCAAATTTACCAGCAGCTGAATCCTCATCTGCATACTTAGAGATGTCTTCAGCCACAAACGATGTTGCCACACTCAGGAGAGGGATGTTGAACACCTTTGATATTATGTTAAAGATTGATACAGAAATTCCAGCTGATGCCAACTCCAATGCACCTTTAATCAAAACAAAGAGCTTTTTAGGAATGAACTGGAGTTCACTGTTTCCATTAAACATTTATCTatagaaataaaggaaagatgAAAAAATGAAGCACAACCTAACTAAATGGAATATAGGACAATGACTAACCCATTCGTCCAATATAAGCTGTCTCCATTAGTTGTGCCAACGGTTCAATTGCTTGTCCAGCAATAGCAGGCAATGAAAGCATTATAAGCTCGGTTTGTACATCCTGAGTTGGGGATTGATCAATAGAAGTTCCTGACAATGCACTGAGGTCTAAAATTTAGAATTTTCCagttttatttaataatttactACCTCGGGGAAGAGGGAATGGGGACAGTGAGTTTTATTGTGTGGAAGAATCTTGGTAGAATTTTCCCATGAATCTAATTTTCACAACAAATTTTTTCTTTGCAGTTGTGACCAATGCACTTTGAGTAAACACACAAACaagataaagaaaattaaaaatgaatacACTCTCTAATATCCTTATGTAAAATGTGACATCTCCTATGTGCATGGAAGAGTTTTCCACACAGAAGTTCgacaaaacatatacaacctctatcccaatttatgtggcacttctCGCTTCTCCAGAATCAAGTTGACTaatctttgaagctaaattggattataTCAAACTCAACATTTTAGAATTAAACTTTAGATATTAAAAAACTATAGAAGTTGCAATTCTTCTCGTGTCAATGcgatgaaaaaatacattttaaaatgttggtTAACGTTTACatagtttgaatctcgaaaagtggaaagtgtcacataaactgAGAGAGAGGGAGTAACATGGAGGTTCTCGAATCTTTACCTCCTAACTCctaacaaaaagaagaaaagaacttACATAGCTCCTTCACTTGAGGACCCATTTAATAGTTGATCTCTGGTTGAGCCAAACTTCTCTTCAAGATAAGAAGAATCCACATCTTGGTCATCACTAGCTAACCCACAATTCTTAACAACATTGTCCAATTTAGATCTCTTTGCAAATGTTAATCCATGATAATTGTTCCATCTTGAAGTCTTAACTAAAAAAGCTTTCGTTAAGGTTTTTCTTGCACATTCTCTACCACTAGTTCCACGTGTTACTGCGCCTGTGAGCTTAAGGACTCCCATTTTAGTTCACAAATGCAGTGCAGTTTCTGCAAAATTCAAACACCCAATTAATCTGTTTACTTAATAATCCAGATTAAGTTCTTTTCCGCTTGAAAATCTGAAGAATATCAAAAcgaagaagaaataaatattcCTTTAACTTCATATGTACAGTTTCAAGATTTCAataataaaagcaaaaaaagaatgTAAAGGGGAAAAAAGCAACTTCAATAAATTCTTGAGAAACCCAAATGACATAGGAAGACAACATGTAAAAACAAGCACTTGAAACCAAGAAAATCTCCATAAATTAGAGTACCAGAATTGTCAATCTGAAAAGAACATGAGCAGAATCTAAAGGAATCCTTACAGttaccaatttcaaaaaaaaaaatctaaaggAATCCTTCAAGTTGGGGAGTATCTTTGCTGTTTTAGGAGCTACATTTGCATAGGTAAATGTGATTATCTAGCAGTAAACAATAGTATATTCTTTAATTGATGGTTTGGTGAAGTTGTGGAGGAAATGAAAAGCGGGTAGGTGGAGAGTCTCTTCAATTCACTGGCGCCCAAAAGGGACACATAGGAGGCTGCTcgtcaaataatatttttaaattataattttaaatattaatgaATAATAATACTCTATAATATTATCTGGGTCTAtactaatttaaaaaattaagaaatcaaCATCTAGACTgtgttttttccaaaaaaaaaaaaatccaattacGTTAATGGAcctaaaaggaaaatgagaaagaGGATTAGTGGGAACTGAACAAACACTTATTCTTCTTATGTGAAAATTTTCTATTGATATCACTGGATTGTAAATTTTGGTACTACTTACTCTCTCTTTCTTAATTTATGTAGcgcacttttctttttagtttgtctcataaaaatgttatatttctatatttagaaataatttaactttatgagatgatttacaatcACATAAATATCTCAGGCTTGTTTTGGagcacaaatttcaaaaatagctttctttcttaaattttgtgcctaATTAAATGGTGACACATAAATTAGGATAGAGGGATTAATATTTAACATTTAGATTGATATTGAGAATTAAAACTTCAACCTGAACGCTAtactttgtcatttttttttccagctttGACTTTTGCGTGAAAAATATGACATCATTATCTCTATGGCTAATAGTGTGACATTTATACCAATCACAAGAGCCTGCAATATATTTTCAACAAAAACAGCTAAACCTGAGACAGAGAAGATGGCTAGTTGCTTAGAGATTATAATTGTAATATACCTTACCATCAGGGTAAAGCTAATGTAGTTGCCTACATCCTGAACATAAGTTCTAGGGGAAGTTTGGCTAGGTTGTCAGATTGAACATCCCCTAGTGAGGGAAGCCAAGCAGACAGCTAGCCAGTGATTTCATCTTGACGAAGCAAATACTGGGAAGCTGATGGCTATCATGATTGCTAAGTCTACTTTAGTGGAATAAATCAACGCAAGATAGTCTGATGACGCAAGTTTGCTAGAAGCCAAAGAAGACGTTCTCAgtgacaaaataaaaaaaaaaaatcattttcgaTGAAGACAGTGTGTTAAGGTTTGGAAATTGCTTATGTGTGTTTGACATGGATGATCTTCAAAGAGCGATTATGAGAGAATCCCACACATCAAAATATACCGTGCAATCGCGTTCTAGCAAAATACATTGTGATCTAAAGGATGTTTATTGGTGGAACCATATGAAAAAAGATATTGCATATTTTTCTCTTAATGCCTTAACTgtcaagtgaaaatcgaacatcagAAACCTGACGGTTTGACCTAGGTAATCGAGATACCAGAATGAAAGTGAGAAAGAGTAAATATAATATGAATTTGGTGGTTGACTTCCCGCCGCAAACTTTCAAGACACATGACTCGATTTGGTTCATTATGGACATGTTAACAAAATTAACTCACTTTTTAACACTAGAGAAGACCTACACAACCCTGCATTAAGCAGCATTGTATATAAAAGAAATTGTACAATTGCATTGTTCTCTAGTGTCAATCATCTCCGATCAAGCCGTGCAGTTCACTGCCtagttttggaaaagttttcaGGAAGGTCTAGGTACCAAAGTTAATCTAAGCACGACCGTTCACCCCCAAAAAGACAGATAGGTAGAACAAACAACTCAGACTTTGAAGGATATATTGTGAGCTTGTGTGCTTGATTTTAAGGGGaactgggatgatcacttgtgTTGATAGAGTTTGTGTATAACAACAGTTATTAGACAAGTATTCAAATGGATCACTTTGAGGCTCTTTATTGGAGATGATGTCGTTCACCTATTGAACGGTTTTAAATTAGTAAGACTCAGCTCATAGGGCCAAAAATAGCTCAAGATGCATTGAACGAAGTGAACTTAACTCAGAACGAATCAAAACAACTTAGAGCAGCCAGAAATCATATTCAAATGTAAGGCGTCGTGACTTCGAGTTCAATGAAAATAACTTTTGTAtttgaaagtgtcaccaatgaagggtgttACTCGCTTTGATAGGAGGAGGAAACTTAATCTAAGGTATATTAGGCCTTATTAGATTTTGAGAGTCAGACTCGTGGCTTATCGAGTTGCACTACCGCATGTGTCAATGTTCAAATAATACTTTTACGACTCGAGTTATGTCATTGATAGACGAGAAATAGAAGTTTAAGACACTTTTTCCTACGAGTAAGTCTCTGTAGCCATAGTGGACAGACATGTTCATAAGCTTTGGACATAAGATGTTACTTCGATAAAAGTTGTGAGGCTCAAATAGATACGAAACTGTTAAGGTACATGATAATTAAAATTGTTAGTCGGTATGTTGGCATGGTGTGCTCGAGTAAGTTTTGGGTTGTGTACTTGAACACCTTATGGAATATTATTGAGCTAGTGGGGCAAGTTACACGTATAGATAGTTCTAATTAAACAAAACTCTCCCAAAAGAATGACCAAAAGAAATATTTGTGGACGAATGTCATACAAGGGGGAGGATAATGTAACTCCCCCAAAACTTTTCGTTAAGTGTTACGTCCTCGTTTAAGCTCTAAGTTAATCACAAAGGTGTTCGGGAAGGTTGTGATGATTTACAACACTTAGATTTCATGTTTTGAAGGTCATATGATTGTTTACAAGAAGATAGAGATGGTTTGGAACTAGTTAGAAATGTTTAAGGGGAAGAAAATGACCTTACTTGCACATACCTTAACTTCAATTGATTATATCTCCTACTGTACAAGGCATTGAGGTATGATTTAAGATTATTAGATCCCttgaagtctagttttcaataGTTTAAATTGTTCATCGTCTTAAAGGAGACCTCAACTGAAATTGGGTTGAGAAGGTAGTTGGGATAACAAATTTAATCATTTATTGTGGATTTCGAGAGGGATCGAGTACACAAGTTCGTTGATAGAGGACCTTGGCCGTTGATTAGAGGTAAGTTGAAGTTTGTTCCTTGAATGAAGGACTAGATTAGGATACAGACATTAAATTACATGATTGCTTGTGTTGCATGATTTCATTGAAAATTTACACGTAGAACAACGTTGTGTGCATATGTTTGTTAATCACTCAGAAATAAAAAATGACTAACTTCTATGATGCGTTTTTATCCAACCAGTTGGATTTGAAGAGTTGTGAAAATGCCTGTTCATGAAGGCAGAGTTTTTCGTACTAAATGACTGTTGGAAATAATTTCACGTAATTAATAttaggaaaaggaaaattaaataactgaaaggaaaataaatttagtccaaaaaatttatcaatcaatcagacCATTTAACCAAACCAAAATCTAAAGCCGAGCTGAGCGACGACAACGACACAAGATGACACCCTCTTCTCAACTCTTTAAGAGCTAGAAGAAGTGCTTCTATATAAGCACATCAGTATTGCTTTCCCTCACCAATTAGGGACAAAGTGTCTATACAAAATTGAACTTTCAttcaaatttcattttcctccatttcccAATTCACTCTTCAACTTAACTTTAAAGCCCAATTTTTAAAGATTAAAGCCAACCAGCGTTGCATGTGCAATAACTTATAATGCTGATACTTTCAATTTAGATTCAGATGAATGTGATCGCTTTTAGAAAGGAAGAAGTAGTCAACCTCCCCACACATAAGTGCCACAGTGGCCAGGGTTAGCTACCCATGTTTGCAGGTGCTAATTCCTTGAGTTGGGAGGTAGGCTGACACACCCTCATATGTGTTTCCAGATCCTCATGTACGCAAGACCActatgtgtaaaaaaaaaaaaaaaaaaaaattcagaaaatattttcaacttCAGTTTTAATTATCAGTTCCAGGCCCAATTTTTAACTTCAGACTCAATTTTCAACGTACAGATTTACAGTATTTGCTATGTGCATTATTTGATTTACTTCTtatgttttattatattatacattgACAACCCATATTAGTCTTGTCCTCCGTTTATGGGGGTTGTCAACGAGATTTACTGAATATCATTCAGAGGTACTTAGTCCGTTTGGGCTTATTGCGTTGTGTGGCAAGTGTTGAGATTGTAGGTGACAAGACACGTGGCTAGAAATGGACTCCCCAGATTTGGTTGACATGCTCTGTTGTCTTATTCTAGCTGTTGCAGATTTTTTTCTCAggtcattatttatttttagacaTTTATGTTAGTGTTGGGGGATGCCCCTAAGCTGAATGTATTTAGAATTCAGTTAGTGGTTTATGACTTGATAATGGCTAGTTTTATTGACGTTTTGAAGTTAAATCCTTATTTAGTTGTCTGACAATATTTAATAAAGACATTATTggttttatttcaattatttagtAAAGTTCATACTTTCAGCGAAAATAGTATACATGATTCACTTCACGGATAGCAAGGATTAAGTGTCAATCACATCCCACCACAGTTTAGGGACGTGATAAATAAAAAACTATATtagctttgtattttgaaaatctaaCCAATTTTACTGTAATCAACTGACTATTgataaatttctttttaattgttttgttatatatg from Lycium ferocissimum isolate CSIRO_LF1 chromosome 2, AGI_CSIRO_Lferr_CH_V1, whole genome shotgun sequence includes:
- the LOC132034553 gene encoding protein DETOXIFICATION 45, chloroplastic-like → MGVLKLTGAVTRGTSGRECARKTLTKAFLVKTSRWNNYHGLTFAKRSKLDNVVKNCGLASDDQDVDSSYLEEKFGSTRDQLLNGSSSEGAIALSGTSIDQSPTQDVQTELIMLSLPAIAGQAIEPLAQLMETAYIGRMGALELASAGISVSIFNIISKVFNIPLLSVATSFVAEDISKYADEDSAAAERKALPSVSTALVLSAGIGLIEAVAMYLGSGPFLSIMGLSTDSSMRIPAEHFLKLRALGAPAVVLYLAVQGIFRGFKDTRTPVICLGLGNLSAVFFFPILMYTFQLGITGAAISTVASQYIVAILMLWKLNKKTVLLLPSIKNLHFGGYLKSGGFLLGRTLAAVLTVTLSTSMAARLGAIPMAAHQICLQVWLSASLLADAQAASGQALIASSFARKDYTRVKMITHVALKTGIATGVLLAIILGLSFPSFAKCFTTDSQVLDIVRSGLLFVSASQPLNALAYIFDGLHYGVSDFPYAAISMMIVGAISSVFLLYATPIIGLPGVWSGLTIFMGLRCVAGFMRLSVKNGPWWFLQDSQENEVAIS